A region of Burkholderiales bacterium JOSHI_001 DNA encodes the following proteins:
- a CDS encoding RNase P protein component (PFAM: Ribonuclease P~TIGRFAM: ribonuclease P protein component, eubacterial~manually curated) — translation MLAVRPRSRSAHFAVHHVAARPGVSAAQARAQASRKVSTELSTGPVLSCQPPVDDLSAVIPPTGWWLGSVVPKRHAKRAVTRNLIKRQIRAAFVRHAAALPPGLWVVRLRTGFDRTAFPSAASDALRRCTGGELDQLLHQAAQVTPGAASTRSAAGARGA, via the coding sequence GTGCTCGCCGTTCGGCCACGTTCGCGAAGCGCTCACTTCGCCGTCCACCATGTGGCGGCTCGCCCTGGCGTTTCTGCGGCCCAGGCCCGTGCACAGGCTTCACGCAAGGTATCCACCGAGTTATCCACAGGGCCTGTACTTTCTTGCCAGCCGCCTGTGGATGACTTGTCCGCCGTCATCCCGCCCACGGGCTGGTGGCTGGGCAGCGTGGTGCCCAAGCGCCACGCGAAGCGGGCGGTCACCCGCAACCTGATCAAGCGCCAGATCCGCGCCGCGTTTGTGCGCCACGCGGCCGCCCTGCCGCCCGGGCTGTGGGTGGTGCGGCTGCGCACCGGTTTCGACCGCACGGCCTTTCCCAGCGCCGCGTCCGACGCCCTGCGCCGTTGCACCGGGGGTGAACTGGACCAGTTGCTGCATCAGGCGGCCCAGGTGACGCCAGGTGCTGCCAGCACGCGGAGCGCAGCAGGTGCCCGCGGTGCCTGA
- a CDS encoding hypothetical protein (PFAM: Domain of unknown function DUF37~TIGRFAM: conserved hypothetical protein YidD): MPAVPDPGLPPMVPSLPQRGLLALVRGYRLLLKPWLGNACRFEPTCSAYALQALQQHGAGAGTYLAARRVLRCNPMCSGGCDPVPATAPALFTRFTSRFSAKTRP, encoded by the coding sequence GTGCCCGCGGTGCCTGACCCGGGCTTGCCTCCCATGGTGCCGTCCCTGCCCCAACGGGGCCTGCTGGCGCTGGTGCGGGGCTACCGCCTGCTGCTCAAACCCTGGCTGGGCAACGCCTGCCGCTTCGAGCCCACCTGTTCGGCCTATGCGCTGCAGGCCTTGCAGCAGCACGGCGCCGGCGCGGGCACTTACCTGGCGGCGCGTCGCGTCCTGCGCTGCAACCCCATGTGCTCCGGCGGCTGCGACCCCGTGCCCGCGACGGCCCCTGCGCTGTTCACCCGATTCACCTCCCGCTTTTCCGCAAAGACCCGCCCATGA